From the genome of Hippoglossus stenolepis isolate QCI-W04-F060 chromosome 13, HSTE1.2, whole genome shotgun sequence:
gcagtaccagcagcagcagcagcagtaccagcagcagcagcaccagcagcagcagcaccagcagcagcagcagcagcaccagcagcagcagccacagcaccagcagcagcagccgcagctgcaccagcagcagcagccgcagcagcagagcctgCAGGCATGCCTCCTGGATTTTTGTTCAAGGTAAATCATGatagaaaactgaaaatgatacAAATGTGCTGAGCATCTATTCAGCCCCAATAGATCTTGTACGAATGGTGATAATTAATGTTGTCATTTATGTGATCACAGGTCGAGGTGATGCATGATTACGGAGCCAACGACACAGACGAACTGGAGATGAAGGCTGGAGACGTGGTGCTAGTGATCACCTTTGACAGCCCTGATGAACAGGTATTCACGCGCACACAGGCAGGCTCTGTTACATTGCAGTGACAATGCGTCGATATTTGCATGTCTGTGCTTTTAGGACGACGGCTGGCTGATGGGAATGAAGCAGGACGACTGGCAGCAGAACAAAGAAAACGCCACTACAGGAGTATTCCCCGAAAACTTCACCCAGAGGCTGTGAAGGAGAGGGACCAAAACGTCATTCCAGCTTCTTTCTTTATGTctcccctccccttccctctATCCTCCATATCTTCTATTGCCCTGATACTGAATCTTTACTAGGACTTTGGCCATAAGAAGCAGAGCTGTCACAGCTCTTGCTGAAATCATGCATTTCTAAGGTCTGCTACACTGTGTTAAAAGCGGATCTTGCAATTTCCGTGGATTTCTGCCAACACTTAGAAATTACTGATGTGCGTAGTCATTTCACAGGTGCCAGTCGGTCCCGCTGGAATTGATGAGAGAATCCTGATCATACAGGTTCGATGCAGAGATCGTGGGACCTCTGCAATGACTActgttaaaattaaatatattatgatGCTTCATGTTTTAGTCATGTCTCGTCATAAACTCCCCAAGGCATAGTCCACCACCATCACTGAGAAAATGTCTTTTGAGACATGCTTTTTGTTCATCTGATATTGAGAGACattgagaaatgaatgaaattgtTAAGACAATGCCAAGTGTAGCAGAGGATGCcctacacacactcaaacacacacatatattaacAGGATATATCTGTTTCACAAAGATCGGGGTGTGTAATTACTAAGACCAGGCTGAGAGAACACTGACACACTCCTATTCAAGTCTTAAATTCCTCTCTAGCTAAAAGACCTTTGAGCACACAAGGTGCCAAAGTCTAATCAACTAAACTGCACATGTTTAATGAGTCCTGACGTTCTCAGTCTGGTGATCACACTCCCGACACAATGCCATTTGGACGCTTCCAACTAATCCCTTACTCCTACTTTAATTATTGACTTGTGAATCATGGGCCCTTGGTTGTTGTATTAGTTTAGATTCGATGGTGGTATAGGTAGAgtgaagctgtttttaaaatcctaAATAAATTCTTATGCAGTTAACGGGTCATCAAACACCAGCCTTGTTAAGGTGACTGCAGGAACTCAGTatgaaaatcaaacagaaacactggtcTCAGAGATCTACAGAGCAGAAAACATGACTGTTGAAAATCATTTATGTAATTAACAGGTTTTCGACAGTCGTGAGTCAAGAGATTCCAAATATGCATAAGTCGagcttgcaaaaaaaaaaaaagccaacaAACAACACCAACGAGGAGCATGAGAAGCTGCTACTGGTTGTTTAATATTCAGGCAGATACAGTTACACCCGAATACTAATCGATATACGATAGGTGAGCTAGCCTCATTCGTTTAGAAAAAGACAATGTGCCGAAAACAATTCCTTCTTTTTGCATAGAGACTACTTAGCTCACATGCAGATGACTCCGAATATGCACCAGAgcaacttcttttatttttgtatgctGCCGAGCAACGATTACATATAGCCTAATGTAACTATGTCGACATAATTGCCAACTGAGGATGTTACGGAGTGTTTTTGTACTTCTGTCAGGTTTTACTGCTCTCAACATTTAGCCACACACCGTAGCTGGTTGAAACTATCTCACATCCTGTCATCCATTCAGTCACTGACTCAAGATTCACATTCCTCATGATGTTATTAACATGTAATaagtgtgagagaaaaaaatgtacgtgtgtgtatgtgcgtgtgttagTGGGGTTAATGGGAAACATAAATTCTTTATCTATAGGCTACTGTTATTGGACGTGGGGGGGGCGTCCGTTTTCACAGGAAGCCGAGGGACAGACCACGCAAACGTGTGTTGGGTCTTTCTCCACTGGCTGGTATTATGAATCCAGGTGTTATTGTGCATTTGTTGTGTATAAGTGTAATTTTTTGCCAAGCTGTGATGACAGATACATATTCTATAAAGACATTcatatctgtatgtgtgtaactGTGAGCATGCTGACTTCCCATGTGTTGTGTGAACACCCTTAATTTAAGACCATGATACTTGGGTCACTTTTGAGGCAGCAGAAACaggcattttttaaaagaaatttattatttattttattaatctggGGTGACatgctgtatatttattttccacCATTACCCCTTTATTTTAGCCCTGATTTTATTTGCTTGTTGTTCATCAGCCTTGCCTCAAAATGTCGCTGGGGTATCGTGGTCCAAACAGAGTTAAAACATGATTACATGGAGACCAGACACATAGAGCTAAATGGGAGATAAACCACCAGACTcagttttctttactttttcttttttttgctgtgtttttaacCTCTTGAGATGTGCATGATGTTCTCACACGTGTGCCTGACAAAAAAAAGCCCCACATGTGAGAACATCCACCTGCACACTTGGGGAAACCAGTCACCTGTcgcagtttgttttttcaggttTTATGTATAACTTGCTGAGTGTGTTGCCTGGGTCtggctctctgtctgtctttatggATCAGTCTCCTGCGACGAGCTATGGGATACAACAAAGAGGTTTTTCCTGTACCCAACTGACCGGAAATAATAAAGATTACTTACAATCTTCCCGCTGATCTTTTGCTCTGCTCATTGTCATCAAGCATCATGAAATTGGATAAAATAAACCCAGTCCTGCTCTATGTggtgaaaaacattaaatttggGGAATTTGCGTCTTCTCTGCAAATCCTTATACATCCAGAGGGGGGTGCTGTGTTCAAGGACTCACTCCCCatcctggaaaacaaaaaaacaaaacactttgaaccatcaagaggaggaaagaggagcgTTGCGGAGTGCTGCTGTCCGTGGTACTGAAACCAACCAGCAGCCCACCCTGTGACCACAGCTGTTCATGCTGGATTCCCGCTGTGGCAGCTTTTGTCATGATTCCCCATCTACTGTGATCAATGGCTGAAGGCTGCTTACATGTCAACATGCAACAGGTGATTATCAGAACAGGTTTGAAACCCAATTGTCAGTCCTCAGTGTGATTATGAGAAATCAAAAGCAACAGTAAAAGCCCTTTCTATCCAAGCAGGCATGATGTTAATAAGAAAGGGCCTGAAAACAGTATTATTAAAAGTATGGCacattaacttgtttttaattactGCCAAAAAGCAAATAATACAAACAGCAGTTtgggtttaaaaacaacaactttatgtttaaaatacaaattgtaTGCACATAGTtgccaaaaataataatagttaacattattttctaaaaataGATCTTTAAATAGTCTCTCCAACAAAAGcttaatatacatatttaacAAGTCGTTGAGCAGGCATATAGAAGAAAGCCCTTGGAGTTCCTATAGATAAATGCAAATGTTCTTGTTTGAGTCACAGAATGTGCTCATCGAGTGTTTCCTGAAGGGACGCTTGGGTAAAATGAAATGGTCTTGGTTGacagatgaaatacaaaaatgtaaatgtaaacataaaggAAGTTTTCTATTCAAGACTAAAGATAACGGTTATTTATCAAGATGCATAGCTGTTGCTTAATACAGTAGTTGAATACAGCCTGAGTATTGTGTGTGTCTTACCTAGGGACTACTGacctgaaaactgaaaatctgaaacctgatgacaaaaaaaacatgtcacaaaaTATCTGATCAAAACATTAAGACGTAAAAATGAACCATATGAATCAGTCTGCCACAATTAAGTTGGATGATTGTGGCGGACAGACCCCTAAAAACACTGCGACACAGTCCATCATCGTTCCCTGACAGTCAGTATTGTTTCCAACTTAGCTCTTTTTGGTTGTGAAACTACAGTGCAACACCAGCATATTGATACACTGCATTCAGTCATTACATAGAACCTCACCATACACATTTGAATGAGATTCAGAGGTTTTCTagttaaatattattttgtcaaTTTATTCGGATATAGACCTTAGGCTCTACAGACTGAAATTATGATTTTCAACAGTAGAGTTCAATTGTTGTCTTTCTTCATAACATCACTTAACTGTATAAATACTTATGTACACACAGAGCTTTAAATGTTTGGTCCCTAGTTTCCTTCACCTTTTTCCTCATGTGTTCATTTCTTCTAACAGTAACAGTATGTCCCAGCTTGATATCAATTGCAGAAATGTTGAGAGATTACAGTTAATACAGTACAAAAAGAATGAGGAATCCTGATTGTCTTACTTCACTATTGATTAAAGTCATCGATTTAAAGtaccagtgtgtaggatttagtggcacctagtggtgaggttgcagatGGCAACCAACTGAATACCCCTTTCCCTCACCCCTACCTTTCTAAGTGTGTAGAAGAATCTACAGTGGCCTTCAGGTAACAAAGTCCTACACACTGGGAACTTTAAGTCACAGTCTTAGTTTTTGATCTCTATGGTGAGCGGATTGAACAGGAGTGAATTTGTGTTGGTGTTAAAGCTATAAATTAGATGTTGATTTATACAATGTTTCTTGTGCGACAAAAAGGAATTTGTTGAAGTACAGCAAATACAGGCAAGTAGATTTagtacaaaatacatttacacaataCACAATTAAATCAATTGTCTTTGGTGGTCCCTCTATCGCTTTCCtatgtggagagagagacggctGTGCTCCTTGCTTTGGCGCTCCTGAATACAGGTGACTGAATGAAGTGTCTCTGTGGATCCTATCTATGTCCTTGCTCAATCCCCCAGGGGTGGAAGTGTCCATCGTCCAGCAGCATTTGCCCCAGCCTCTGTAGAAGCCAGGGATACCAGAGCAGCCCTTCAGTCTGCGGTTCTAAAGGCCCTATCAGGCTGTAGAAGAATCTCAGCGGGGACAGGGCCCAGTGGGCCAAGTGGTGATTGTCCACAGCAGCGTAGCAGGACACCAGCACACCATTCACCACTATAGACCCGTGCTGGGTGAGTGGGGCGTACAGTCCggtgctcctctgctcctccacaaaGGACACAACAGAAAATGCCGCCTCTGACCCCACCTTCCCTTGTGGCGTGAGTACGCACTGTCCTGGACGGACCTCGCTGGCAAAAACTGACTTCAGATCTGCTTCCCAGCGAGGCCTACGCCCCAGTATGGAGCCCAAAAGTGTCTCTTTAACTTCCTCCTCCCGTCCCAGCTCTCTCTGCCCACCAGCACAGTCTGTGACAAAGATCAGGTGAGCAGCTGTGAGCGTAATATTAAGTCCTGCGTCGGTGCCAATGACGTAAAAGGTCTTTGTGGCGTTGGGCTGCCGGTCCAGGAAGGATAAAACTGGGCTGTAGAGAAGAGGACCGCTGCCATCTGTCGATGAGGAAGCTAAGACACGGTCACCGGGGTGAAGTTCGCGTATCTGTTTTGTAGCCCCTCCCTCAAGATTAACCTGAGCATCGCCTGGGAAACAACCACCGGTTTTGGCTGCCACTGAGTGTTCTGGagagatgaaagaaagaagaacaaaacatgaacttactttgatttaatttagttgagttttactttttattgaggagacaaaacataatgacaaagaaactctgaggagaggagcaaCAGTCCAGCAGTGACACTTGGAATTGTGCGTCACAGAGTGATCTATAAAACTGGTCAGACTTTGACACTGACCCAAAGACGACTTTATCTCAGTGGATCACTGGTAGATTGTTAACATATTCATAAGATGCTTGCCTCTTACTCTCTCCTTATTCTAAGACCTTGTACACAGGCAGAAAAATGCTTGAAAAATGTTGATAGAAAAGTTTTTACTCCCATCCACACTATATAAATGATTTATGACTGTTTTccatattatttatttggtgTAGATTAAAATAGAAACTTAAGCTTTTAAAAACTCTCTGAGGTCTGTGTGTCCCTCTAAGCTTTCAGTAATATAAATTTAAGGCCAATAAATCTGACCTAAaatcaattatatattttttcattttctgcccaTAAAGTGTTTAAAACCACATTAACTGTCTGTCGTCAACTTTCACACAGGAGCAAATATATGTcttaaaatatgaaagaaataataattttatattgTCAGGGTTatctattgttatttttatcatGACAACATTTTAGGCCATATTGTGCATTTGATCCTGTTTGTATTCTGTATCCGAACAAGGTGTCCCTTTAAGACCCAGTGAGACGAAGTGGCAAAGAAGAGGTAGTCGGCAGGAGCTAATGGATAACCAGCTGATTGTATCACCGCAGTCAAAGCACGGCCTGgggtcagagagacaggaaagTACACAGACTCAGACCTGGGTCGAGATATTGTTTGGATTACAGCAGAGCTTGAGTTTTAAACTGAGTCACATGATTATTCATAGGTCCACACAAGGAAAGAGCAATGACACTAGAATGAGCTTGAATCCCAAAACTCAAATCTGCTCATTTGGAGAAGTGGATTTACATTTAGAAAGAAACTGGgaagaaaataataagaaagaATGGAATCAAATAgattaaacatatatatttttcatgagTCATGAAgcaatttcagttttaaatgagaattccatctctcttcatcactcttcattgttgtgtgtgcgtgcatgtgtgtctgtgcgtgtgtgcttgtgggATACGGCCGTCTTAAGGCAGTCTTAAGGCAGCCAAATATTTgttcaaggtgtgtgtgtctgtgagcctGAGGACTGCAGAGAAGGAGGGCTGTGACCGTGGAGGTGATAAGACTCTGATAAGAGATCTGAGAGAAACCTACTGAAGGAAaagcaacagcaaaacaaagagagagttAATCATCTCACAGCCCACTAACCTCGACAGGCTGCTGCAGGCCGACTTGAATAAAGCTTGGCATCTAATAACTGGTGGTGCCAGACGTGGAGAAAACGGACTTATCCAAAGTTTGAATAGCTTCGGGAGGAATGTGGTCAAGTATTGTTTGTGTGAGGCCTGGATGTGATTTGTGTTTCAGAATATGAAATATGACTTTATATTGCAATAAATTTGGGGAACATAAATTACACAATTAGTTGTAGAAATGCAGAAAGAgtctttttaaattcatttattttatccaGTGGATCACTGCACTTGTTTTATTGTCCTGTCCCATCACTTACAAGCTTTTTACACTGGCTCTATCTGCATTACAGATACATTTCACAGGTTGGGCCAAGACAAATTTCCCAATGGGGccaataaagtatatttgatttgattattttattttattttatttgattaatacCCCACAGTCACACGGACCGATCGCTTCGTCGTGACATCTGATCGAGAAGTGAGACTGAATACGGCAAAGAGCACAGGTGCACGCCCTACTTTGATTGGCTCCCAataggccacacacacacacacacacacacacacacacacacacacacacacacacacacacacacacacacacacacacacacacacacactgattgtaCAGGCACAGAGAGGCAAGCTACAGTGAATCCCCAACAAAGGGTCTAGCATCAACCTCATTAGCTGTAATGACAGCTGgccacaacatacacacacacacacacactgtagctcCCATCCATCTCTTACCTGACTTGACGCTACAGTGAACATGGGCTTTGGACTCGTAGTAGACCCAGTCGAATCCAGCTTCTACTGCCAACCGTGCCAACATGGCATACTTATTTCTGTCCctgacaaaagaaaatacagagacaTTGTAAACTTCCAATATGATTAGAACAGAGCTTGATTAACATAGAGTACTTGCCCACAAATCTACAGAGGAACATTATCTGTAGATTGATATTCATGTTTGTATTATAATTCTCTGAAAAGTTGTGATTTTGATTCGAGCACttcagcaaaaaaagaaaacacagctctTTGTTGACTACCTGGTTGACTCATCACATCACTGATAAGCAGGCTGACTTGTTGACTGACAGACTGAAAGAAGTTGTTGCCCCAGCCTGTTCCTGGCCTATTTACACCACACTATCAGCTGCATTGTATTGCATGCCTACCTGTCTGACGTGGTGATGTCAACGGCGCGTCCCTCGTAGTGCAGCGAGTCCTCGGAGTGGTGGCCGTCCTCATCCCAGCCCTCTGTCACCCTCAGCTTCACGCCCTGCCACATGTTCATCACGGAGATGGCTAGAGAGTTCAACTTGTCTTTACAACGCTAAAGAAAGAGGAGTACAGGCAGAGATTGAGAAATGAGAGGGTGGTTGTCAGAAACAATCAATCAAGAAACTAGGTATAGTTCCACTattgaaaaagaggagagggactGAAAGGGAGAAGATATCCCCATCAGGTACCAAGACAGAGGTGAAGAGGGCACTGGGTAACTACGTGGTAACTATAACATTTCTGTGATGTGAATGGTGACCCTACACATAACTATTCATGTGTGCTTGCTTATGATGACTCAGCAAGTTTCCAGGTACTCCACACAAGGCTTGAGGTCAAGATGCCCCTCAGCAGTGGAGATGTGTTTGCTCAACACTAATTAATCTTAGTTGAAGCAGCAGttgaatgattgaatgaatgaataaatgaatgaatgaatgcgtATCACCCAACTCACAGCAGACAGACTGGGTGGTGTGTTGTGCATAAAGAAGCCACTGGCCCATATACTGCAAAAGCATGTAGGTGAAAGGTATCTTCTTATGACAGAGCCAATATTAATACTGTGAAATTAAACTTagataattatattttttcttagGTTAAATGTCCCCTCTAAGCTTAACCCTGAATGGAGCGGTTTTACGCATCTCCACGTGTCCACCCTCGTGGAAAGTTGCGAAATTTGACAATATCTGAGACGACTCAACAAATGAAGGCTCAGTTTGGGAGAATAAGCAACACTTCAGTTCAATAAAAGCAGCTCAGAATGTCGGGTAGGAAAATCCAGAGGTGAAAAAGGCTCGAGAGTCGATGAAATCAATTATTTTGGTTTAGATATTTAACTGACTGCAAACACTCAGCAGGCAATTGAATGCAACGGAGAAATCTCGAGTGGAGGGGCTCAGCTCATTCAACCACGTGGAATAGATCTGCTGTAGTTATGTGACAGGTCAGGATTAAGCGAATGAGATCTTGaaaatgacacatttgtcaCTGTGACCCATGGACGGGACAAAGACATATACACCAGTGGCACTCTAACCAAATGGTCCATCTTTACGCATTCGTGCCAAATGCTTTTTCATCCATTTGATTCATGGACCCATGTGGCAACCGCCTGTACCCACTCATCTCTAATCCTCACCTGTGTCATGAGCCTGTCAGCGCCCGTGTCCTCCTCATCCTTGAAGATAATGTCTGTGTTGTAATTCGGCGTCAGCTCTTTAAAGCGCTCCGAGTTGCGCGTAATTTTGCCCTCGGGTCGCCCGCTGGCTCCCAGGGTCTTCTCGGCGACGTTGGGGCTGAACTGCTTGTAGGCGAGCGGCGTGAGCTTCTTCGGGAGCCGCCTCTTGCCGTACCCCCTCCCCGGCCCGCAGCCCTCCGAGGCAGGTGCGAGGAGGAGGACCAAGGCACACAGAGAGGcggtgagagggaggaaggagatcCGCATCGCCCCgggaaagggggggggagaactCTCCCTGGGGAGAGAGACCGTCTTCAGTGCCTCCCCGGCTCAGGTCCCGACTCCATCGTCCGTGACAGTCGCGACATCACGTCCGAAAAGCTCGGATAGAAGAAGATCAACACCTCGGCTGCACCGGACACCATGAGGACACcgaaaaacttttttttcccccaaaataaaaaaggaccCAAATAGAGAAACTGCGCTCCCTCCGCCTTGCAGAACCAACAGTAAGTGTGCAGGCAGTAAAGTGCGtgtatttaaacaaacaggTTCAAAGTCGATTTGGTGGGTGAGAGActcaaagagagagggagcggtgACTGATATCCAAGTTTTCAGTGTTGTGGTTTCTcgccctctctgcctctctgctctGGGAATCAGTCCGCTCTCGCCCGCTCTTTGGTTGGTGC
Proteins encoded in this window:
- the LOC118119625 gene encoding indian hedgehog B protein-like, giving the protein MRISFLPLTASLCALVLLLAPASEGCGPGRGYGKRRLPKKLTPLAYKQFSPNVAEKTLGASGRPEGKITRNSERFKELTPNYNTDIIFKDEEDTGADRLMTQRCKDKLNSLAISVMNMWQGVKLRVTEGWDEDGHHSEDSLHYEGRAVDITTSDRDRNKYAMLARLAVEAGFDWVYYESKAHVHCSVKSEHSVAAKTGGCFPGDAQVNLEGGATKQIRELHPGDRVLASSSTDGSGPLLYSPVLSFLDRQPNATKTFYVIGTDAGLNITLTAAHLIFVTDCAGGQRELGREEEVKETLLGSILGRRPRWEADLKSVFASEVRPGQCVLTPQGKVGSEAAFSVVSFVEEQRSTGLYAPLTQHGSIVVNGVLVSCYAAVDNHHLAHWALSPLRFFYSLIGPLEPQTEGLLWYPWLLQRLGQMLLDDGHFHPWGIEQGHR